A single region of the Triticum dicoccoides isolate Atlit2015 ecotype Zavitan chromosome 2B, WEW_v2.0, whole genome shotgun sequence genome encodes:
- the LOC119361916 gene encoding protein MRG1-like isoform X2 — translation MGGSSNTTTTTSGGGGAAGKDKDRDRGRGSAVSFTEGEKVLAYHGPLLYEAKVQKTENREDEWRYFVHYLGWNKNWDEWVASDRLLKLTEENVRKQLELKNQSGDKSVRTGGRSAQHNPKGSNADAKADKEDTKGLVKGKKRKNQLGVEEKERRSSESLLMSQFPVTLKKQLVDDWEFVTQLGKLVKLPRSPTVDDILTKYLEYRVKKDSKISDSCAEVTKGLRCYFDKALPAMLLYKKEQKQYKEEIKGDVSPSTVYGAEHLLRLFVKLPELLSSVNMEEDALNKLQQKLLDILKFLQKNQVHFFLSAYDGDSKGADGAKGK, via the exons ATGGGCGG CAGCTCCAACACGACCACGAccacgagcggcggcggcggcgccgccgggAAGGACAAGGACAGGGACAGGGGCAGGGGCTCCGCGGTCTCCTTCACGGAGGGCGAGAAGGTGCTCGCCTACCACGGCCCGCTCCTCTACGAGGCCAAG GTTCAAAAAACTGAAAATCGGGAGGACGAGTGGCGGTACTTCGTCCATTATCTT GGATGGAATAAAAA TTGGGATGAATGGGTCGCAAGTGATCGTTTATTGAAGTTGACTGAAGAGAATGTTCGCAAACAACTAGAGCTGAAAAACCAGTCAGGGGACAAAAGCGTCAGGACTGGTGGACGGTCAGCACAGCATAACCCAAAAGGCTCTAATG CGGATGCAAAAGCCGATAAAGAGGACACTAAGGGTCTTG TCAAGGGGAAGAAGCGCAAGAATCAGCTTGGCGTTGAG GAAAAGGAAAGAAGATCATCAGAGAGTCTCCTAATGTCACAGTTTCCCGTAACACTGAAGAAGCAACTTGTTGATGATTGGGAGTTTGTCACGCAGCTGGGTAAG CTTGTAAAACTACCTCGATCGCCCACTGTTGATGATATTCTAACGAAGTATTTGGAGTATCGGGTAAAGAAGGACAGCAA GATAAGTGACTCTTGTGCTGAGGTAACAAAAGGATTACGCTGTTACTTCGATAAAGCATTGCCTGCCATGCTTTTATACAAGAAAGAGCAAAAGCAGTATAAGGAAGAAATTAAAGGTGACGTTTCACCCTCGACTGTATATGGAGCTGAGCATCTACTACGTCTGTTTG TGAAACTACCAGAGCTACTTTCTTCTGTGAACATGGAAGAAGATGCACTCAACAAACTGCAGCAGAAATTACTGGACATTCTCAA GTTTCTGCAGAAGAACCAAGTTCATTTCTTCCTTTCTGCGTACGACGGCGATTCCAAAGGCGCCGACGGGGCAAAAGGCAAATAG
- the LOC119361916 gene encoding protein MRG1-like isoform X1: MGGSSNTTTTTSGGGGAAGKDKDRDRGRGSAVSFTEGEKVLAYHGPLLYEAKVQKTENREDEWRYFVHYLGWNKNWDEWVASDRLLKLTEENVRKQLELKNQSGDKSVRTGGRSAQHNPKGSNADAKADKEDTKGLVKGKKRKNQLGVEVAMIPKHEKERRSSESLLMSQFPVTLKKQLVDDWEFVTQLGKLVKLPRSPTVDDILTKYLEYRVKKDSKISDSCAEVTKGLRCYFDKALPAMLLYKKEQKQYKEEIKGDVSPSTVYGAEHLLRLFVKLPELLSSVNMEEDALNKLQQKLLDILKFLQKNQVHFFLSAYDGDSKGADGAKGK; encoded by the exons ATGGGCGG CAGCTCCAACACGACCACGAccacgagcggcggcggcggcgccgccgggAAGGACAAGGACAGGGACAGGGGCAGGGGCTCCGCGGTCTCCTTCACGGAGGGCGAGAAGGTGCTCGCCTACCACGGCCCGCTCCTCTACGAGGCCAAG GTTCAAAAAACTGAAAATCGGGAGGACGAGTGGCGGTACTTCGTCCATTATCTT GGATGGAATAAAAA TTGGGATGAATGGGTCGCAAGTGATCGTTTATTGAAGTTGACTGAAGAGAATGTTCGCAAACAACTAGAGCTGAAAAACCAGTCAGGGGACAAAAGCGTCAGGACTGGTGGACGGTCAGCACAGCATAACCCAAAAGGCTCTAATG CGGATGCAAAAGCCGATAAAGAGGACACTAAGGGTCTTG TCAAGGGGAAGAAGCGCAAGAATCAGCTTGGCGTTGAGGTGGCTATGATTCCCAAACAT GAAAAGGAAAGAAGATCATCAGAGAGTCTCCTAATGTCACAGTTTCCCGTAACACTGAAGAAGCAACTTGTTGATGATTGGGAGTTTGTCACGCAGCTGGGTAAG CTTGTAAAACTACCTCGATCGCCCACTGTTGATGATATTCTAACGAAGTATTTGGAGTATCGGGTAAAGAAGGACAGCAA GATAAGTGACTCTTGTGCTGAGGTAACAAAAGGATTACGCTGTTACTTCGATAAAGCATTGCCTGCCATGCTTTTATACAAGAAAGAGCAAAAGCAGTATAAGGAAGAAATTAAAGGTGACGTTTCACCCTCGACTGTATATGGAGCTGAGCATCTACTACGTCTGTTTG TGAAACTACCAGAGCTACTTTCTTCTGTGAACATGGAAGAAGATGCACTCAACAAACTGCAGCAGAAATTACTGGACATTCTCAA GTTTCTGCAGAAGAACCAAGTTCATTTCTTCCTTTCTGCGTACGACGGCGATTCCAAAGGCGCCGACGGGGCAAAAGGCAAATAG